GGTTCCAACTGTAGAAGACACGAACCACTTCTTAAATCATTTTAATGGAGTACAAAGCCTTATTCAACAAGGATTGATTGAAGCAGGACACGATATAGGATCAGGTGGTTTAATCACCTCGCTATTGGAGATCTGTTTTGCAAATATCCAAGGAGGACTACAGGTAGATCTTTCTGCACTTTCTGCAAAAGATTTCATCCATGCTCTATTTGCGGAAAACCCTGGAGCAATAGTCCAAGCAAGCAACACCTCTCTATTTGAGGAACAAGCAAAAGCACTTGGAATCCATGCAATCAAACTAGGAACTCCATCTACTAGTAGAGAAGCGAAGATATCATTTAAACAAGAGAGCATCACCCTTGATATCGATAAGATGCGAAATGTGTGGTATCAACCCTCTTTCGAACTAGACAAACGTCAAAGTACGGAGAAGCTTGCTACAGAGAGATTCAATAACTATGCAAAACAACCATTAACTTTTGATTTCAAAGCTTTTGACGCTTCTCTTTCTCGTCTTGGAATTACTCCTAGTCGAACAGAGAAAAGTGGCTTAAAAGCAGCTATTATTCGTGAGAAGGGTGTAAATGGGGAGAGAGAGATGGCATGGAGTCTTCATCTTGCTGGATTTGACGTAAAAGACGTTCACATGACAGACCTTATCTCTGGACGCGAAACCTTAGAAGATATTCATTTCATTGTTTTCTGTGGTGGTTTCTCGAATTCCGATGTACTAGGATCAGCAAAAGGTTGGGCTGGTGCTTTTAAATACAATCCAAAGGCACAACAAGCACTGCAACGATTCTATCAGCGAGAGGATACCATGAGTTTGGGAGTATGTAATGGTTGCCAATTGATGGTGGCTCTAGATCTTGTAGACATGGGAGATGCGAACAAGGTAACCATGGAACATAATGATTCCCATAAATTTGAATCAAACTTTGTAGGAGTAACCATTCCTTCCGTAACGTCTTCTATTATGCTGAAGAGCCTTGAGGGAATGTCTCTTGGTGTTTGGATTGCACACGGAGAAGGAAAATTTGTCTTCTCAAATGAACAAAAACCTACGGAATTGGCGATGACATACAACTATCATCACTATCCTGCGAATCCTAATGGATCGGATTATGATGCAGCAGCCATTGCATCACAAGATGGGCGACATCTAGCAATGATGCCACACCTTGAAAGATCCATCTACCCATGGCAGTGGGGACACTATCCAAGCAACAATGCTTCCGATACTGTTTCTCCATGGATAGAAGCCTTTGTGAATGCTCGAGAATGGATTCAGAAACAAATCTAAAAGGGCTGTGCTATCCTCATTTATGGGGATAGCATTAAACTTTTTAGTCAGATCTCACCACTCCCCCTATATTTACCACCCCTAAAGGCTATTTTAAACTACTATACTATTTAGAAGCCTCACTTCAAGCAAGGAGTATACTCCACTCCTAACCCCCAACACAAAAGCATTTTATACCGTCTTCAAGCAGATAGATTCATTATAAATAACCACCCAACTATTAACCATAATTTATTTAATAAAAAAAATCCTAATTTATAGGTATTTCAAGAGTAAGACAGAGTCTATAATTTTGTATCAGAAATTATAAATTATTATTTCCGATGCCAAGTAACCAAATAAGATCATTTCTAATTATTGTTCTATTCATACCTACGCTTCTCTATGCCCAAAATATGAGAACAGGATGGGTAATGGATAGCAGAACAATCACTGCGATCTCTACGGCTACAATATTAATTGGAGACGATCATCTCTTGACAATAAGTGATCCAAAAGGAAAGTTCAACTTCAATGCAGATCTAAATCAGAAAAGACGACTTATCATTCGTTCTTTAGGCTATAAAACCATTGACACCATCATTGTTGTTCATAGAAACAATTACAAATTCTTCCTTAAACCATTAAGTTATCACCTTAAGGAAGTGCAAGTAAATGGTGTAGAAAAAGACAATGGGTCTGAAACGACTATTGGATCCATGGCCATAGAACATATCCAACCATCTAGTTTCAGTGATATACTTCAACTACTTCCAGGAGGAATTGCTCAAAAAGAAAATTTAAGTAGTGCCAATTTTATTAGTCTAAGAGAAGCTTCTTATAACTCGAACAGTTCACTAGGAACCGACTTTATTATCAATGGAAGTAGCATAACAAATGATGCAAGCTTTCTAGGGGAAGGAAATACCTTGTTAAAGTCGGCTTATAACAACAGTGGGATCGATATGCGTAACATCAGCACAGATGAAATCGAATCAGTCTCTGTGGTAAAAGGAGTTGCTTCAGTAGAAAATGGGGACATTACAGAAGGAGCAGTGATCATTAAAGAGAAAAGAGGGCTCTCGCCTTTAACAATACGACTTAAGACCAACACCAACTCAAAACTGGTTGCCATAGGGAAGGGATTACGTCTATCTGACCACTGGACGTGGAATATATCGGGAAACTACCTGCACAACTTAACAGATCCTAGATCTGATGCAAAAGCCTATACCCGACTGAATCAAAAGAACAAATGGAACTATATCCATCAGATTGGAAACAAGTTACATCGCTTTTATCTGGATCTAGATTATACGCAGTCAATCAATAATATAAAGCAAGATATCGAAGCTTTTGATGGCAAAGATTATTATGAAAAGAATCAGTATCAAAACATTTCACTAAATATTTCTGATAGTTATAATAATCCAGATGGGTGGATACAAGAATTTAGGTGGAGTTATAGTCTCAACTATACCAAGAACAAGATTCAGAAGAAAAATATGATAGTAAATGCTACTGGAGCAGTAACCACAGATTGGGCCAATGGAGAATCAGAAGGAGTATATCTCCCATCTAGATTCGATTCATACTATTTAATGGACGATCAACCTCTAACGATGAGAGCCAATATCGTTTTGAAACGACATGTATCAATCGGGGCACAACGTCATAAGGTAAGCATAGGAGCCTCATGGGTCAAGATGCAAAACAGGGGAAAAGGAGAACAATACGATTTAACACATCCTCCATTTACATCAATTAATACACAAACAGTCGTAAGATATCCTGTAGATCTTTCAGAAATAACGGGGAAACAATATATCGCAACCTATTTAAATGACCAATTCGACTGCAATTTATTCGGATTGCCATTCAAAAATGATATCGGGATTCGAGCAACTCATATGCTTGGATTAAATTCCTCTTACGACCTATCCAATCGCTGGATCCTTGAACCCAGATGGAATAGTACACTAACCCTATGGAGCGGATTGGTAAAAAAACAACCATTTAAATTTCAAATAAAAGGAGCATGGGGAATCATGAGTAAGATGCCAACGATGTCACAACTAAACCCAGCGCCTAACTACTATCAATATCAAACATTAGATTTCTATTCAACCAATCCCAAAGCAAGAAGAACGATGTTTTGGACAGAGGAGATTGATACAAACAACTATCACTTACATGAATCCACAAATCAGAAAGTCGAATTAGGAGTTCATCTTAGAATGGGTCAAAAAAGTTTCTCTTTAACTACATTTTATGAAAAGAACAACGACTCCTTTTCATCCTATAGTGATCCGAGAAATAGAACGGAGACAATCTATCTACCTGAGTCTATAAAAGACACGGAAAATATGACGTCAGCCCCTCCTATAGAACAATTTGAGACAAAAGAGATCTCTTCAAACTATGTAGTAACGCAACGAAATAACCTCGGCGAAAAGATAAAACAAGGAGTAGAGTGGGATCTTCAATTAGGCAAAATATCTTGGCTGCACTCTTCTATTGTATGGAATGGCGCATGGTTTAAAACAAAATACATCGATCATAATCCGACACTTGCTACTTGGGTCGACCAAAGCGATCCACACAGTAGTTTTATCTATTACGGATTTATTGAAGATGCAAATAATACAACGATAGAACAATGTAATAGCAACATCTATATAAACACCCATATACCATCTCTAGGAATGATTCTCTCTACCAACATTGGCACAGCCATTTATAGTTCTAGACAGGATACGGAATATAGTGGAATACCATCTAGCTACATTGATCCACGAGGAAATAGACACCCTTTCACAGATTCGGACAAGACAGAACCAAATGTAAAAGAGCTAGTCAAACATTTCAATGACTACTCTTTTGTGAAAAGAAAAACGCCATGGGCATCCCACATCAACCTAAAACTCACCAAAGAGATTGGACAAAACATGAAATGCTCTTTCTATGCGAACAATATAATCAATATCGAACCAAACTATAAATCCTATAATGGAACTGTGATCACAAGAGACAGTACCCCTTATTTTGGAGCAGAAATATCATATAAATTTTAATCATAATGAAACGTATATTATCACAACTTTGTTTGGCTACACTATTACTAGCAACCACTTTCTCATGTAAAAAAGAGGACGATGCACAAGTAACAAACGCAACAATTCAATTAGAAGCCCCTACTGAGCTTCCAGATACATCACTAGATCTTTTTGAGATCACCTTTACAAATCAGAATAGTGGGTCGAGTAGTACAGCCATCACGAATGCCACAGGATTGGCAAAAATAACTTTAGAAGAAGGACTATATAACATTTCGACAACCACAGAAAAAGAGGTTATTTCGGATCAAGGTGAGAAGTCAAAATTGAACTTTACTGCACGTCTTGAAAATGTTAAGGTTGTAGGTGCAACCCAAAATATTGAAATGCCATTAATACGATCAGCAAAAACATCAGCATGGGTATTTAAAGAGATATTTATCTCTTGTAGCCCATATCCAAACTCAAGGAAATTCTATATCTATGATCAATTCTTCGAAATTTATAACAATAGCGATGAATTACAGAATGCCAAAGGAATTGCATTTGGAGAGAGTAGACACGTTTCGACCTCGAGTACTTACGCATGGGGAGATGTAACCAAGCAAGTCGCACTTAGCAATGTGTACTCTATTCCAGAGGATGTAGATTATATGGTACAACCAGGGGAAAGTATCGTGATTGCAACAAAAGGGCTAGACCACAGAACAATAGATCCTAGTTTCCAAGATCTATCTCATGCAAATTTTGAGTGTTATGACGGAGGAAAATTCGATACAGATGTTCCTGAAGTTCCAAATTTAGTAGTAAACTTCACTACCACTCGCAGTTTCTGGATGGCAAGCATGCAACAAAATCGTTCTTATGTACTTTTCAAAGCAGACAATCTAAAAAAATACGTTACTGACAACATTGGACACAAACCTGGAAATGAAGACTATAAAGGAATGTTTGTAGACAATAAATTAGTTCTAGATGCAGTAGAACTAGCGAAAGAAGGGAAATTCAATTCTAAAGGATTAGATATCTCTCTAGATCTAACAAAAGCAATGATGATTGGAGAGACAAAAGGAAAATCTTTCCGTCGTAAGGTAAAAGAGGTGAAAGATGGCAGAACCATCTATCAAGACACAAACAACTCAGAGCAAGATTTTATCGTACAAGACAAACCGACTCCATTCGTTCAAGCAAAAAACTAGTATAACTTTTAATGTACTCCTCCTCTTTGGAGGGGTACTTAATTTAAGGCAATAGTACCAAATAGTGATCATCATGAATCTCGGAAAAGTTATTACATTATTATCCATTGTATTCGGGACGCTTATCGTAGTCTCCCCAAAGGTTGTGGCACAGAGACAGGACACAATCCTTATCGGAGCAGTTTATGAACATCCAATAGCCAAACCACAACACCCTCTTAGAAATAGAGGAGTGGTGAAGATGGACTACGTTCAACAAGATATTCCAACATCCTTGAGCTTTCAAAATGGAGAACAATTAAACCACTTTCGATTCAATACATCACAAATTATCTCAAACGAAGATTGGAGTTACTGGGGCGAAGCTCAATATCTTTATGAGACAAGAAAAGATAAGAAAGGCTCTCTTTGTACCACACCAAGTCGTTTGGGACCTTATCAGGTTACGGATACTATTGGCGGGGATCAATTTCTAGAACAATACAACTTAAAAGGCGGTATTTCTCTTCAACACAATTCGCTTATTTGGGGGGTAGAATCCTCATATATGCTATCTGAAGCATATACTAAGAATGATCCCCGAACCTTAAATAAAAACTCAGAACTCTCTGGTTCTGCTTCTCTTGGATGGAAGAATAAGTACTTTAATATTGGTGTTGCGGCAAAATACAATAGCTACAAACAAAAAATTAGTATTAAAAACTTTACGCCTTCACGAAGAGATAAGATATATGTAGTGCAAGGACTAGGAACCTTCAGTAACAACTATACTGTATACGATAGGAATTTCAGTACGTTGTACCGAGGAAATAGAATGGAAGGATCAATATTCATATACTCGAACCATAATAAAAGTTGGAGTATTGACTTGAAAGTCATCCGAGAAACAATCACCCAAGAGGATGGAAGTACGAGTAGAGAACCATTTACATTTCAGCCAACAACCTACCAATTAAATATTCAAGACAACTTTAGAATTGGGGCTATCCAATGGCAAAGTATGGTCAATCTAATATGGAATAGCGCTACTGGAAAGGAACGAATATATAAAAAAGAGGTTATTGATCCTCAAAACTATATATACGATTACCAACTCATTACGACCCTAAATAAATACAGTTCACAACATGCAGCCATCACATGGAATAATATTCTGTCCTTAGATAGGGGAAAGTCATCCTATTGGCTCAACTTAAATGCAAACCTTCAACAAAATGAGATGCATTATACAATGCCGGAAGACAAATTGAAACAGACCTTTATAGATCCATCTATCTCTTTTCGACATCGAATAAATATCTCGAATAAAATATCTTGGGAATACGGTTTTGGGGCAATGGCACATATTCTTTTGAATAAAGAATCTATCATATCCTCTACGCCACAAAGAGTCAAAGGATATATCGAAGGACTACAAAAAAGTCTTGAAACACCCTATCAACGCTACAACCTATTTACTGAGCTTGGCTATAAATTAAAAAACAAACAAGAACTGTTTGTTCGTTTGAATGGAGATCAATGGCAGGCAAACGAGAAAACTTATAGCACCCAGATTACCTTGGGCTATAAGTTATAAAAACAGAATGTATAAGATTAAACGCTAATCTTATATACAAAACACACAACAATGCATATTCAAAACAATAACCAAAATAGATAGAATGCAACCAATTATAGAATGTAATCATATCACCCACCACTATGGAGATAGATTGATATATAGAGACCTCAACTTTCATGTAGAGAAAGGGAAGATATTAGGCTTACTAGGAAAAAATGGTACAGGAAAGACAACCATTATTAATATTCTTACGGGATACCTGAAACCTACTTCTGGTAATTGTAAGATCTTTGGAGAATCAATGCAGAATATCTCCACCAAAAATATCGCTCGAATCGGTCTACTATTAGAAGGACACATCCAGCACGACTTTTTCAACATACATCAGATTGAGAAATACTACTCTAAATTCTTTCCAAACTGGAAAGCCGAAGCCTATTGGAACCTAATAGAACATTTAAAAGTTACGGCAAAACAGAAGATCAGCACCATGTCCTGTGGACAAAGATCACAAGTTGCTCTCGGTCTGCTGTTAGCCCAAGATCCAGAACTGCTTATTCTTGACGACTTCTCCATGGGATTGGATCCTGGTTATCGCCGTCTCTTTGTGGAGTTTCTAAAAGAGTATGCACAAAAAGAGGATAAAACCATCTTTCTGACCTCTCATATCATCCAAGATATGGAGCACTTGATCGACGACTGTATGATCATGGATTATGGCAAACTCCTATTACATAAGCCTACGGAGGAGATCATGCAGAAATTTCGACGATATGATCTTCCCAAAGAGATCGATAAAAATATTCTGAACAACGACTCATTCTATTCAACAGAACAAAAGAGTGACAAAATAGAAACATACAGTTTTCTTTCACCCAAAGAAGTGGAAGAGAAAGTAACGAAAGCAACAGGAGAACGAATTAAAATTGAGAGTTCCCTTTTATCTCTAGAAGATGCATTCATTGGTTTAACAGGAAAATATTAAAAAATGATTCGTTCTATACTATACAAAGAGGAGATTAAAACTCGTCGAATCGCTATCGCTACATTTATAGCAATGGCTCTACTTGCTACCTATATCCTTATCAATATTTTTCATACAATAAGATATCAAGGAGAGGTTACCCTTTGGGACATGATTGTTCACAAAGACTATAATATGATATCGGATTATAAGTATGTCCCCCTATTGGTTGGAATACTGTGGAGCCTTTTTCAAATGATCCCAGAACTCCAACGTAAACGATTAAAACTGACACTTCATCTTCCTATCAAAAGACAAAAAATGATTGCGGTAATGATTGGATATGGACTCACCATGCTTACCATGCTTTTTATCCTAACCATCGGTATTCCATTACTTATACTATCAAACTACTTCTCTTATGAGATTATATGGGCATGGAGTCTAGCCATACTTCCTTGGATTGGTGCAGGATATCTTGGATACTTAGCTTTCGCAGCCATATGTATTGAGCCAACATGGAGAAATAGAGTAGTTCTTTTTCTTCTATTTGCACTCTCAACACAACTATTTCTTTTCGACGCTTATAGCAAAGCCATGATCTATATGTATCCTATTCATCTTTTCATCTTATTGCTTTTCGGAATTTCGATATTCTATACAACAATACGATTCAAAGAGGGAAGACAAGGATAATAATCACACTATTATAATCAAATATGAATACATTTACACATATCATAAAAAGAACATGGGTAGTCGTTTTAACTCTCCTACTGCTTTGGGTCATCCCATCTACTCTCCAACGATTGCTAGAAGAGAAAGCATATTATCCATTTACATACTTTAGTTCTATCCGAAAAGAGTTTTGTACCACAGAAATCATTTCCAAAAATAATGTAGAAAGAAGAGACGAGTCAGGAAACACCTATACTACAGCCCAATTCGACTCTATCATGCCTCTTTTTTACTATAGACAGCTATTGTCAAAAGGAACCATGCCCGACTCTATTAATGGTTACCCAGTATCAATCCGATCTATTCGCACCAATGGATTCTTCTTAAGGGTAAACTCCTCAGCCATAGACAAACCAGAGATCCCTCTCTATCCATTGATGGAGGTCTATACTGGACGCATGAAGTTAGAGATGCCAGACGATCTTTTTAGAATCACCAATGGTTTAGAGTTTGTTGATCTAGCAACCAATAAAGTCAATCGAGAAAAGAGTGAGAAATTTGCTAAAGCACTAGATAAATATGGGATTCAATATCCTGTAAAACACTGTTATGGTAATCCAACCACTCGCAAATCTTATGATGAGGGCTATTTTATTCAAGATGCAAATAACCACCTTTTCCACCTAAAAATGGTGAATAGCAAACCTTTTGTAAGAGAGGTAAAATCTGTCGAAAACATCTCTATCAGATATTTCAAGATGTATGAAGTGGGCAATAGAAGTTTCTATGGTTTTCTCTTTGATGAAGAGAATAATGTATATCTACTTACAACAGATCACTATAAATTAAAAAAGCTACCATTTAAATATGATCAAACCCAAGAAGAGCTTTTAATCATGGCAAACCCTATCTATTGGACTGTTCAGATAACCAATAAGAAAGGTCGTTTTTATCACGCTGTTGATGCCCATTCCTTGAAAGTCGTACATCATATAGAACAAGCATATGAGTTAGACACGTGGGATAAGTTTGCTCCAATACTTTTCCCTTTCACACTCAAGTTTGAAAAATACAACTCCGAATATAAATACCCACGAATTACATTGGGTTCTGTATGGTGTATAATGATTGGAGCCATCCTTGCACTGATCACATTGATTATAGATATAAGAAAAAACAGACGCAAATTATGGCTAAAATATATTTGGATACTAACCACAGGGATTGCTGGATATATTTCACTATTTTTACTTAAAAGACTGTAATATAAGTTATAATAATTCTATTAACATTTACTATTTATGAGAACAAAGTTATTGCCACTATTGGGACTTGCCCTTATGTTATTTGCATGTAACAGCAACCAATCTAAAAAAAGTGCTGATTGTGACAACTGTCCTTCGGCAGAAAAAGTTGCAGAAAAAAAAGGGAGCTGTTGTGACCACCACAAAAGCGAAAAGGTATATACTCTAGAGACACTGATGAAAGACCCAGAAAGTCTAGTAAACAAGGAAATTAAACTCAAAGGAAATGTACTGCATACATGCAAACACTCAGGTCGTCGTTGCTTCCTAGCTAGCGATGATGAAAAAGTAAATATTCGTGTCGAAGCTGGAGGAAAAATCAAAGGCTTCAACCAAGAACTTGTAGGTTCAGAGATTCTTGTGACTGGCATTGTGAAAGAGCGTCGTTTGACAAAAGAGCATATCGAACAGATGGAACACGATCTAAAAGAGAAACAACAAAAAGAAGATGGTTCTGCCGAAACTTGTGCTGCAGAGAATAACAACATCACAAAAATGCGTCAATGGATGAAAGCGCATAACAAAGATTACTATGCAATATATTTCATCCAAGGAGTAGATTACGAAGCGGTACAATAGTTTAACCGATTTAATCATGAAAATCAACATCAAATATTGGATGCGTACCATTCATAGAGATGTTGGATTCTTAATGGTCGGCATCACCATCGTATATGCCTTCTCTGGAATCCTTCTGAATCATATGAATGGTAAAAACCCATCCTATGAAACACTTGAAGCACAACTAACATTGGATAAGGGTCTCTCCTCTTCACAACTTAATGCACAATGGAAAAGCAATGAAACCCTCCCTCCATTAAGAAAAAGTGTGGTGATTGATTCTGTCCTTATACGACTATATCTCGAAGGAGGTATTGGTGCATACAATTGTAAAACAGGAGAACTAGACTATCAAATTAGTAGAAAACGACCAGTCATCTATTGGATGAACAACCTTCATTATAATAGAATAAAAGGATGGTCATGGACTGCAGATATTTTTGCAATATCTCTTATTTTCTTAGCCATTTCAGGAATCTTGATGGTTCCTGGCAAAAAAGGGATCAAAGGAAGAGGCAAGTGGTATCTTATCGCTGGTATTTTAATTCCTCTACTCTATGTCTTACTAAACAAGTAAACATCTAAATACAGAAGGCTGTCAAATAAAATTGACAGCCTCTTTGATTATTCGCCCTATATACGAATAATCCATGCATCAACGCCTAGAAAAAAAGTAAGCTCCTGCTTTAACTTGTTGCAACATCACCGTAGAGACAACGGCATTGCCTTGTCTCATATCACGCAATACTACGATATAAAATATGGAAATATCTTGGTTGCAACATCATGGCAAACACATCGGTTTGCCCTCCTTACTACAATTTAATCGCTTAAAAATGATGTATCAATAATTGATGCTGCAACACCTGGGAGATAGGAAGCTCCTGCTTCCGTTGTTTGTGACAATACAATTAATTTGATTGATTCAAAGAATATTGCACGAAGTTTCGTGCAATCTCGAAGCGGGAGCTTCGAGGCTCCCAGGTGTTGTCACTACAAATCAACACAACACAATTTGTCGCGATAAATCACCAACAAACAACATGGTAGATATAACATGAGCAAACACATCGGTTTGCAGCAACCACACAACAAATCATTACATCAATAATCGATGCTGCAACTCCTGGGAATTAGGAATCTCCCGCTTCCGTTGATTATGTCAATATGATGGAAATAATTGCATCATAAAGTATTGCACGAAGTTTCGTGCAATCTCGAAGCAGGAGCTTCGAGGCTCCCAGATGTTGTCACAACAAGTCAACACACCACAAATTGTCGCGATAAATCACCAACCAACAACATGGCAAGCACTTGGATATCATGGTTGACACAACATGGCAAACACATGGATTTGCAACTATAGAAATGATAATAGGTTACTCAACCCATTTCTTCAAATCTTCTTTGTAAGCTCTTCCTATTGGTATTTTCATATCGAATATTTCAATAGTGTTACCATAAAAAGAATGAACGTATTTTAGATTGACAAGAAACGATTTGTGGATTCTCAAAAAATCAAATGAGGAAAACTGTTCCTCTACATTCTTTAGGCGTTCGTTTTTGATATATTTTTTCCCGTCTTCAGAATAGAACGTAACATACTCTTTCGAGCCTTCTACGTGCGTTATCTCGTCAATCATTACTTTAACCGACTTATAACCTGACTTTAAAAAGATATAATCTTTCTTTCGCATATTGTCTTCAGTAGGACTTTTAAATGAAATCTCTGACAAAGAGCTTAATTTAAGAACAGCTTGGGCAAATCTTTCGAAACGAACAGGTTTAAGTAAGTAGTCAGTAACATTCAGATTAAAACCATCTAAAGCATACTCTGAGTAGGCAGTAATTAATATAATGTGTGGCTTCCTGTCAAGTG
The Prolixibacteraceae bacterium DNA segment above includes these coding regions:
- a CDS encoding TonB-dependent receptor → MRTGWVMDSRTITAISTATILIGDDHLLTISDPKGKFNFNADLNQKRRLIIRSLGYKTIDTIIVVHRNNYKFFLKPLSYHLKEVQVNGVEKDNGSETTIGSMAIEHIQPSSFSDILQLLPGGIAQKENLSSANFISLREASYNSNSSLGTDFIINGSSITNDASFLGEGNTLLKSAYNNSGIDMRNISTDEIESVSVVKGVASVENGDITEGAVIIKEKRGLSPLTIRLKTNTNSKLVAIGKGLRLSDHWTWNISGNYLHNLTDPRSDAKAYTRLNQKNKWNYIHQIGNKLHRFYLDLDYTQSINNIKQDIEAFDGKDYYEKNQYQNISLNISDSYNNPDGWIQEFRWSYSLNYTKNKIQKKNMIVNATGAVTTDWANGESEGVYLPSRFDSYYLMDDQPLTMRANIVLKRHVSIGAQRHKVSIGASWVKMQNRGKGEQYDLTHPPFTSINTQTVVRYPVDLSEITGKQYIATYLNDQFDCNLFGLPFKNDIGIRATHMLGLNSSYDLSNRWILEPRWNSTLTLWSGLVKKQPFKFQIKGAWGIMSKMPTMSQLNPAPNYYQYQTLDFYSTNPKARRTMFWTEEIDTNNYHLHESTNQKVELGVHLRMGQKSFSLTTFYEKNNDSFSSYSDPRNRTETIYLPESIKDTENMTSAPPIEQFETKEISSNYVVTQRNNLGEKIKQGVEWDLQLGKISWLHSSIVWNGAWFKTKYIDHNPTLATWVDQSDPHSSFIYYGFIEDANNTTIEQCNSNIYINTHIPSLGMILSTNIGTAIYSSRQDTEYSGIPSSYIDPRGNRHPFTDSDKTEPNVKELVKHFNDYSFVKRKTPWASHINLKLTKEIGQNMKCSFYANNIINIEPNYKSYNGTVITRDSTPYFGAEISYKF
- a CDS encoding DUF4876 domain-containing protein, whose amino-acid sequence is MKRILSQLCLATLLLATTFSCKKEDDAQVTNATIQLEAPTELPDTSLDLFEITFTNQNSGSSSTAITNATGLAKITLEEGLYNISTTTEKEVISDQGEKSKLNFTARLENVKVVGATQNIEMPLIRSAKTSAWVFKEIFISCSPYPNSRKFYIYDQFFEIYNNSDELQNAKGIAFGESRHVSTSSTYAWGDVTKQVALSNVYSIPEDVDYMVQPGESIVIATKGLDHRTIDPSFQDLSHANFECYDGGKFDTDVPEVPNLVVNFTTTRSFWMASMQQNRSYVLFKADNLKKYVTDNIGHKPGNEDYKGMFVDNKLVLDAVELAKEGKFNSKGLDISLDLTKAMMIGETKGKSFRRKVKEVKDGRTIYQDTNNSEQDFIVQDKPTPFVQAKN
- a CDS encoding ABC transporter ATP-binding protein; translation: MQPIIECNHITHHYGDRLIYRDLNFHVEKGKILGLLGKNGTGKTTIINILTGYLKPTSGNCKIFGESMQNISTKNIARIGLLLEGHIQHDFFNIHQIEKYYSKFFPNWKAEAYWNLIEHLKVTAKQKISTMSCGQRSQVALGLLLAQDPELLILDDFSMGLDPGYRRLFVEFLKEYAQKEDKTIFLTSHIIQDMEHLIDDCMIMDYGKLLLHKPTEEIMQKFRRYDLPKEIDKNILNNDSFYSTEQKSDKIETYSFLSPKEVEEKVTKATGERIKIESSLLSLEDAFIGLTGKY
- a CDS encoding DUF4857 domain-containing protein — its product is MNTFTHIIKRTWVVVLTLLLLWVIPSTLQRLLEEKAYYPFTYFSSIRKEFCTTEIISKNNVERRDESGNTYTTAQFDSIMPLFYYRQLLSKGTMPDSINGYPVSIRSIRTNGFFLRVNSSAIDKPEIPLYPLMEVYTGRMKLEMPDDLFRITNGLEFVDLATNKVNREKSEKFAKALDKYGIQYPVKHCYGNPTTRKSYDEGYFIQDANNHLFHLKMVNSKPFVREVKSVENISIRYFKMYEVGNRSFYGFLFDEENNVYLLTTDHYKLKKLPFKYDQTQEELLIMANPIYWTVQITNKKGRFYHAVDAHSLKVVHHIEQAYELDTWDKFAPILFPFTLKFEKYNSEYKYPRITLGSVWCIMIGAILALITLIIDIRKNRRKLWLKYIWILTTGIAGYISLFLLKRL
- a CDS encoding PepSY-associated TM helix domain-containing protein produces the protein MKINIKYWMRTIHRDVGFLMVGITIVYAFSGILLNHMNGKNPSYETLEAQLTLDKGLSSSQLNAQWKSNETLPPLRKSVVIDSVLIRLYLEGGIGAYNCKTGELDYQISRKRPVIYWMNNLHYNRIKGWSWTADIFAISLIFLAISGILMVPGKKGIKGRGKWYLIAGILIPLLYVLLNK
- a CDS encoding LytTR family DNA-binding domain-containing protein; protein product: MSKLRCVVIDDEPIATDYICNYVNQMPQLKLVASFNSAQEAYELIQRGEVDVLFLDIQMPGLTGLDFIRTLDRKPHIILITAYSEYALDGFNLNVTDYLLKPVRFERFAQAVLKLSSLSEISFKSPTEDNMRKKDYIFLKSGYKSVKVMIDEITHVEGSKEYVTFYSEDGKKYIKNERLKNVEEQFSSFDFLRIHKSFLVNLKYVHSFYGNTIEIFDMKIPIGRAYKEDLKKWVE